GTACTCCTCCCCTGGAAGGAAGTCCTGCACGATCAGGCCTTCGTCCGTGGGCAGCGCCTCGAGAGCGGCACGATCCGGCACGAGTCGGACGCCACGGCTTCCCGCACCCTGGCGAGGCTTGGCGAAGACCGGGAACTCCCAGTCGACGGCCTCCGCCTCGGGGCCGGCGAGGACTGTGCGGGGCGTGCGACCGGTCGGGGCGCATCGCTCGGCGAGGGCGAGCTTGTCGAGCGCGGTGTTCAACGTGTCCGCCGAGGGGGCGGCCAGGACCGCGGGGGCCAGCTCGTCCCGTCGTCCGGCGAGGGCGATGAGCTCGACATCCACCGTGGAGATCACGAGGTCGAGGGCGTCGGCTTCGACCATCCGCGCGATGGCCGGCACGAAGTCCACGTCCCGCCCCGGTGGCACCAGACGACGCTGCGCCGGGGGCACCAGATAGATGCCGCTCGCCCATCCGTCCATGTCGGCGGCGAACACGGTCAGATCGGCTCGGCGGAGGAGGGAGCGGATCACGGCCACACCTGCCGGACCTCCCGCGCCGGTCACCAGTACGCGCGTCGTCATCAGCTCTCCCGTCGGCTGAGTTCGTGGGCACCGATGAACTCCGCCGTCTCACGCACGACCTCGAGGGGTTCGACGGCTGTCCCACCCCCGAACCGCGACCAGTATCGTGCGGTCGCCGTGACGAACTCGGGTGCGAGGTACTCCCGGCTCGCGGTCTGCGAGTGGAAGCTCTCCAGGAGCCGGAGCTTCTCGTCCAGGTACTGGTCGATCCGCACGAACCGCGTGGGGCGGAAGTCGATCGTCGACGAGGGGCTCTGGTAGCAGGCGACCGTGCCGACACGCCGAGTGGCCACGATCGTGGCCTCACTCACGGCCCGGTGATCCTGGTGTCTGTCGTGACCCGAATGCGTGTAGACGATGGTGGGGCGGATCTCCTGCACCACCTCTTCGATGAGGCGCACGGTCGATCCGCCGCCGGGGATCTCGGTGTCGACGAGGTCCTTGAGGAAGAGCCGGGCGCCGAGCAACTCGGCCGCGGCCAGCGACTCGTCCTGTCGGCTGTCGGCGTCACCGCCTCTGGCACCGCGGGAGAGGGTGAGGATCGTGATCTCGTCGCCCGCCCTGGCGTGGGCCGCGAGAAGTCCGCCGACGCCGATCTCCACGTCATCGGGGTGCGCGCCGATCGCGAGCACCCGTTCCGGTTGGCGGGCCCCCTCCCGGCGCCGACGCCCCTCCTCGATCAGCCGGGTGACGGACTCGACGAGTTTGGCGTTGTCGAGCGGTTTCGTGAGGAACTCGTCCGCCTGCGCACGCAGCGCGGAGACCGCGTACTCGACGGAGACGTGGGCCGTCATCACCAGCACGGGCACGGTCGGAACCGTTCGACGCAGCTCGGCCAGCAACTCCAGGCCGCTCAGCCCCGGCATCTCGATGTCGGTCACGACGACGTCGGGGCGCTGAGCGCCGACACGCTCGACGGCGACCTGACCGTCTTCCGCGACATCGACGATGCAGCCCGCCCGCCGCTCGAGCACGGTCTTGACGAGCAGGGCGACGTCCGGATCGTCATCGACGACGAGAACGCGAGGAGAATCCTCAGGCATGGATACAGCTCTCCTTGGGGAGGTTCCCTGACCGATGGGGATCGGCCTGCGATCTCGGTGCCTTCATCACCGGAACCGCCGGGAAAGTCGAGCGGGGTATGTCGATTCTGGCATACACGGCCGTCTTCCCCGCGACTTCGTTCTCACGAGGTCGCACGTGCCGCGCGCTTCTCCTGCTGATACACCCGGATCGCCTCGTAGCGCTCTGCGGACCGAGCCCGACGCTTGGCCGCCTCCTCGTCGCGGTTCTTCGGGGGCGCCGTCGTGACGAGCTCGTCCAGGAGCACCCGGGTCGCCTGAGCGATCTCGGTGACAGCGCGATCGAACACGGCTCGATTGGCACGGGACGGTGCCGTCGTCCCGGCGATCTTGCGCACGAACTGCAGGGCTGCGTCGTGGCACTCGTCGTCGGTCGCGGCAGGCTCGAGGTTGTTGAGCGGGACGATGTTTCGGCACATACCCGCACGCTACGCCTGGGGCCGCGTCGGCGGAAGAGTCCGTGCGACCGTGCCGCGTCCGGAGGGGATGGTGCGGGCGTCGACGGCGGGGACACCACGACGAGGAGGGACCGGATACCGCGGTATCCGGTCCCTCCTCGTCTGCCGGGGTTACTTCTTGTAGTTCGGTGCCTCGACCACGATCTGCACGTCGTGCGGGTGCGACTCCTTGAGCCCCGCCGAGGTGATGCGGACGAACTTGCCCCGCGTCTTGAGCTCTTCGATGGTGCGCGCGCCGACGTAGAACATCGACTGCCGGAGACCTCCGACCAGCTGATAGGCCACGGCGGCGAGCGGCCCGCGATACGGGACCTGCCCTTCGATGCCCTCCGGGATCAGCTTGTCGTCGCTCGGGACGTCGGCCTGGAAGTAGCGGTCCTTGGAGTACGAGGTCTGCTTGCCGCGCGTCTGCATCGCACCCAGCGAGCCCATGCCGCGATACTGCTTGAACTGCTTGCCCGATTGGAAGACGATCTCGCCGGGCGACTCGTCGGTGCCGGCCAGGAGCGAACCGAGCATCACCGCATCGGCGCCGGCGACGAGGGCCTTCGCGATGTCGCCCGAGTACTGCAGACCACCATCGGCGATCACCGGGACACCGGCGGGACGAGCGGCGAGCGACGCCTCGTAGACGGCCGTGACCTGGGGCACGCCCACGCCCGCGACGACGCGCGTGGTGCAGATGGATCCGGGTCCGACGCCGACCTTCACCGCGTCGACGCCGGCGTCGACCAGAGCCTGCGCGCCCTCCCGGGTCGCCACGTTCCCGCCGATGACGTCGATGTGCTCGAACGATGCGTCGGCCTTCAGGCGGCGGACGAGATCGATCACGCCCTGGGACTGCCCGTTGGCGGTATCGACGACCAGCACGTCGACCCCCGCGTCACGCAGCGCCTCCGCGCGCTCCCACGCGTCTCCGAAGAAGCCGATGGCCGCACCGACGCGGAGTCGCCCCTGGTCGTCCTTGGTCGCGAGCGGGTACTTCTCGCTCTTGTCGAAGTCCTTGATGGTGATCAGTCCTGCGAGCTTGCCGTCGCCGTCGATCAGCGGCAGCTTCTCGACACGGTGCTTGGCGAACAGGGCGATGACCTCGCCGGCGGCGACGCCGACCGGAGCGGTCACGAGGTTCTCCCGCGTCATGACGTCTTTGACGAACGTGCTCTGACGCTCGAAGCCGGAGACGAAGCGCATGTCGCGGTTGGTGATGATGCCGACGAGCTTGCCCTCGTCGTCCACGACGGGGAGACCCGAGATGCGGTACTTCGCGCACAGGTTGTCGACCTCTTCGACCGTGGCGTCCTGCGTGGTCGTGATGGGGTCGGTGATCATGCCCGACTCGCTGCGCTTGACGCGGTCGACGTGCGCGGCCTGATCCGCGATGGAGAGGTTGCGGTGGAGGATGCCGATGCCGCCCTCACGCGCCATCGCGATCGCCATGCGCGACTCCGTCACGGTGTCCATCGCGCTCGACAGCAGCGGGGTGGCGACCGAGATGCGCCGCGTGATCCTCGACGAGGTGTCCGCCTCGCTGGGGATCACGTCGGTGTGCCCGGGCAGGAGCAGCACGTCATCGTACGTCAGTCCGACGAAGCCGAAGGGATCGTGCTGTTCCATGGATTCTCCTTCTGCGCGTGTCGCGCATGTCCGAGTGCGAGGGGGTGGTCGACGTCGGCCGTTCGCGGGGCAGCGGCCCGTATGAAGATTCTAAGCGAGACACGCCCGAGAACATTCCCAGATCCCCGTCGTTACCGGACCGTTGGCCCCGACGGTAGGTGATTCGCCGATCGCGCATTACGCTCAAGTGCGTCGTCCATCCCCGCGGTCGAACCCGACACCGCGGAGACACAGCACTCAAAGTGGAGGTTGCGTGGGACCCACAACAATCGCCGTGCATCGAAAGCGCCCCTGGCTGGTCGCCTTCCTCGGTATCCTCATGGCGCTCAGCGCCGTCTTGCTCCTGCCCCCTTCATCGGCCTCAGCCGAGACGACGGACGACGGACAGGAGATCACCGACTTCTACTTCGCCGGTGTCGTCACCAACGCGGACGAGCCCGTCGAAGGCGTCGTCATGTCCATCGAGGGCAACGGCTTCGAGGCCGAGACCGAGACCGACGCCGAGGGCAAGTGGCGCCTGTACGTGCCCGAGAAGGAGACGTACACCCTCACGGTCGACGAATCCACGCTTCCGGACGGAGTGATCGTCGACGCGACCCAGCTCCCCGAAGGCATCCAGCCCGTGTCGGGGACGACGGCCTCGTTCGAGCTCGAATTCGGCCTCACCGGGACCAAGATCGTCAACTTCTTCCTCGGTGCCGGCGAACGGGTGACGGTCTCCTTCCTCGATCAGCTCCTCTCGCGCATGGTGGGCGGACTGAACTTCGGTCTCCTGCTCGGCCTCGCCTCGATGGGCGCCGCGCTGATCTACGGGACCACCCGCCTGTCGAACTTCGCCCACGGTGAGATGGTCACGTGGGGCGCGGTGGTCATGCTGCTCTTCACCACGTTCTGGAACCTTCCGCCCTGGCTCGGCATCCTCGCCGCGGTCGTGGGCGGTGCGGCACTCGGCTGGGCCCTGGATGCGGGGATCTGGAAGCCTCTGCGCCGCCGAGGCCTGGGTGTCGTCCAACTGATGATCGTGAGCATCGGCCTCTCCCTCGCCCTGCGCTACGGCATGCAGTACATGATCGGCGGGAGCACCTACCAGCTGCCGGGCGCGAGTCCCGAGCCGATCAAGCTCGGGCCCATCTCGCTCTCCTACATCGACATGATCGCGATGGCGACGAGCATCATCGTGATCCTCGGCGTGGCCTTCTTCCTCACCAGGACCCGCACCGGAAAGGCGACCCGAGCGATCTCGGACAACCCGCAGCTGGCCGCCGCATCGGGCATCGACGTCGACAAGGTGATCCGCACGGTGTGGATCCTGGCCGGCACGCTCGCGGCGATCTCCGGCATCCTGTGGGCGTACTTCCGCCCCGGGGTCAAGTGGGACATGGGTATGCAGATGCTGCTGCTGATGTTCTGTGCGATCACGCTCGGCGGTCTCGGCTCCGCGATCGGCGCCCTGATCGGCTCGATCATCGTCGGCCTCGCGGTCGAGGTGTCGACCTTGTTCGGCGTACCGACAGACCTCAAGTACGCGACAGCACTGGTCGCACTGATCGTGATCCTGCTGGTGCGACCGCAGGGCATCCTCGGGCGCAAGGAAAGGTTGGGCTGACGCATGGACTTCGGCAGTATTTTCGGCAACACCGCCTCCTATCTCTTCAGCCCGACGACGATCGCCTACGCGCTCGCGGCAACGGGCCTCGCCGTGCACTTCGGATACACCGGACTGCTCAACTTCGGCATGGCGGCCTTCATGGCCATCGGCGCCTACGGCTATGCGATCTCGATCCTGACGTTCGGCTTCCCCTGGTGGGCGGCGCTTCTGGTCGGCCTGCTCGGCGGGGCGGTGTTCGCTCTCGTGCTCGGTATCCCCACCCTCCGTCTGCGCGCCGACTATCTGGCCATCGCGACCATCGCGACCGCCGAGGTGGTGCGCCTGTTGTTCGTGACCGAGCTGTTCAAGGACTGGACGAACTCGGCGGGCGGACTCTCGGGCTATCACCAGAGCTTCCGCGATGCGAACCCGTTCCCTCCCGGCACCTACGGCTTCGGACCGTGGACCTACAACGCGACGGACCTCTGGGTCCGAGTCGTCGGTCTGATCAGCCTCGCGGTCGCGGTGCTCGTGGTGTGGGCGCTCATGCGCAGCCCGTGGGGTCGTGTGCTCAAGGGCATCCGCGAGGATGAGGACGCGGTGCGCTCGCTCGGCAAGAACGTCTTCGCCTACAAGATGCAGGCCCTCGTGGTGGGTGGCGTGATCGGTGCCCTCGGCGGCGTCGTGTTCATCCTGCCGTCCGCGGTGATCCCCGGCAGCTACTCCACGTCGCTGACGTTCTTCCTGTGGACGATCCTCCTCCTCGGAGGTGCGGCGACCGTGCTCGGACCCACACTCGGCGCCGTGCTGTTCTGGGTGGTGTTCGCCTTCCTCGGCGCGCTCCTCCCCGCGATGGCGAACGCCGGCTACCTCCCGATGTCCAGCGCGCAAGCCGACGTCGTGCGGTACATCGTGATCGGTGTCGTGCTGATGCTGATCGTCATTTTCCGCCCCCAGGGCATCCTCGGAAACAAGAGGGAGATGACCTTTGTCAAGTAACGACGACGCGGCGGTCACGCCCGCGAAGACCACACCCCGCGCCAAGACCGGCGGTCTCGCCGCCGGTCCCGCAGCCCCCGGGGTCAAGAAGGTCGACCCGATCCTCATCGCCGATGCCGTGGAGCGCCGCTTCGGCGGCCTCACCGCGGTCGACGTCGATCACCTGGAGATCCCTCGCGGGGCGATCACCGCCCTGATCGGTCCGAACGGTGCCGGGAAGACGACCCTGTTCAACCTGCTGTGCGGCTTCGACAAACCGAACGCCGGCACCTGGTCGTTCGACGGCAAGAACCTCTCGGGCATCCCCTCCTTCAAGGTGGCGAGGATGGGACAGGTGCGCACGTTCCAGCTGACCAAGTCGCTGTCGCTGCTCACCGTGCTCGAGAACATGAAACTCGGCGCGAAGGACCAGCGCGGCGAAGGGTTCTGGGCGGGCTTGTTCCCCTTCCTCTGGCGCACGCAGGACCAGGAGATCGAGGCGCGCGCGCACGAACTCCTCACCCGCTTCAAGCTCGACGCCAAGGAGCAGGACTTCGCGGCATCACTCTCGGGCGGTCAGCGCAAGCTCCTCGAGATGGCCCGCGCCCTCATGAGCGATCCGACCCTGGTCATGCTCGATGAGCCGATGGCCGGCGTCAATCCCGCCCTCACGCAGTCCTTGCTCGAGCACATCCTCGACCTCAAGGAGCAGGGGATGACCGTGCTGTTCGTCGAGCACGACATGCACATGGTCCGGCACATCGCCGACTGGGTGGTCGTGATGGCCGAGGGGCGGGTCGTGGCCGAGGGGCCGCCCGACCAGGTCATGGAGGACCCCGCCGTCGTGGACGCCTACCTCGGGGCGCACCAGGATCTCGATCTCGGTGCCGTCACCGGTCGCCTCCCCGTGATCTCGGAGGAGGACGCGATCCGCATCCGGGAGAAGATCGAGACCGAGGTCGAGGCCGAAGAAGAGGCCGAGGACATCGAGGAGAAGAAGTCATGACCGACGCCCCCGTCGAACGCAACGAGATCAAGAACGACGACGTCATCGTCGAGCTGACCGATGTGCACGCCGGCTACCTGCCGGGAGTGAACATCCTCAACGGAGCCAACCTCGTGGCCCACAAGGGCGAGTTGATCGGCATCATCGGACCGAACGGCGCCGGCAAGTCGACCCTGCTCAAGGCGATCTTCGGCATGGTCGAGATCCGCTCGGGCGACGTCACGGTGAAGGGCGAGAGCATCGTGGGCCTCAAGGCCGACAAGCTCGTCCGCCGCGGTGTGGCCTTCGTGCCGCAGACGAACAACGTGTTCCCCTCGCTCACGATCCAGGAGAACCTGGAGATGGGGCTCTACCAGAATCCGAAGATCTTCGCCGAGCGCCTCGAGTTCGTGAGCAGCATCTTCGCCGAGCTCGGCAAGCGCCTCAAGCAGCGCGCCGGATCGCTCTCGGGCGGTGAGCGGCAGATGGTCGCGATGTCCCGAGCGCTCATGATGGACCCCTCCGTGCTGCTGCTCGACGAGCCGTCGGCCGGCCTCTCCCCCGTGCGGCAGGACGATGCCTTCATCCGGGTCTCCGACATCAACAAGGCCGGCGTGACGACGATCATGGTGGAGCAGAACGCCCGGCGCTGCCTGCAGATCTGCGACCGCGGTTACGTGCTCGATCAGGGCAAGGATGCCTACGAGGGTTCCGGTCGCGAGCTGTTGAACGATCCGAAGGTCATCGGCCTCTACCTGGGGACGCTCGGGACCGACGCCGCCTGACGTTCCGGTCGCGAAAAGGCTCGGTATCCGCGCGGATACCGAGCCTTTTTGCGACCGGAGCAGGGTGACCGCACAGAAGAAGGCCCCGGATGGCGTGCATCCGGGGCCTTCCTGTGCGCGATTACTTGATGCGCGAGGTGACGTTGTCGGCGTCGAACTCGTAGACGCCGATCGCGGCGCCCTTCGGGTCGTTGTTCTCGTCGAACGTGATGTCGCCGGAGAGGCCGTCGTAGTCCGCGGTGCCGCCGCCGTTGATGATGTCGGCGCACTCCGCGAACGTGGAGCACTTCTCGCCATCGCCGTCGCCACCGGAGACGGTGCGCATCTGCTCCGCCATGTCCGCACCCTCGACCGAGCCGGCGGCCAGAGCCGACAGCGCCATCAGGACCACGGCGTCGTACGCCTCGGCGGAGTACGTCACGGCGTCGATCGGGTCGTTGCCGTCAGCCGTCCAGACCTCGTTCAGCTGGTCGAGGAAATCCTGCGGCAGCTCGGCGCCGGCGCGGGTGCCCTTCGAGCCCTCGAGGCTGACGGGGATGTCGGTGCCCCAGTCCTTGAGGTTGCCGTCGACGAGGTACAGCGACCCGGTGTCGACCCCGGCGTTGCCGAGGAGCGGCGCGATGGTCGCGAACTGGTCGTACGACACGACGGCCACGGCGTCGGGGTTCGCCGCAGCGATCTCCGAGACCTGCGCGTTGAACTGGCCGTCACCCTGGTTGTAGGACGCATCCGCGACGACCTCGCCGCCGGTGCTCTCGAACGTCGCCTTGATGGCTTCGAAGAGACCGGTGCCGTACGGGTCGTTCTGGTAGATGATGCCGAGCGTCTTGTGACCGTCCTCGGCGATCTCGTTGCCGAGGACCTCGCCCTGGAGGTTGTCGCTCGGTGCCGTGCGGAAGTACAGCGGGTTGATGCCCGTGAAGTCCGGGGACGTGTTCGACGGCGAGACGGTGAGGATGCCCGCACCGGCGTTGCCGTCGAGGATGAGCTTGGTGACGCTCGACGATGCGGCACCGACCATGGCCGTGATGCCGGCGTTCTGCAGGTTGGTGATCGAGGTCTCATACGCCTTGTTGTCGAGGTCGCCCTCGTCGGCGGTGGTGAGGTCGATGGTCACGCCGGCGTCAGCCTCGTTGATCTGGTTGACGGCCAGCTGGACACCGGCCTCCATCGGAGCGCCGAGGAACGCGAGCGAACCGGTCGCGGGCAGGAGCGAGCCGAGCTTGAGCGTCAGATCGACGGCCGGCTTCTCACCACCCTCGCTCGGCTCGGCGTTCGGCGTGCTGCTGCAGCCGGCGACGACGATGGCGGATGCGCTGATCAAAGCGATCCCGGCGAAGACCTTCGCGGTGCGCGAGCCCTTCAGTGCGTTCATGATGCTCCCTTGCGTAACTGAACGTGGATTGTGACCACAGGCGGGTGCTCTAACACTAGGCCGTGATACCCGCGTGCAGGGATCGCAAGTATCTCGGTGCGTTAACGATCCGAGACCGGGTTCGGGCGGAGAAGAGACCCGGGTTCAGACGAGTTCGGTCGCAGCGATCCGACGGCCGCGGCGCCCGGCGAGCAGCAGATCGACGAGGAACACGGCGATGGCGATCCAGACGAGGATGAATCCCGCCCAGCGCTCCGGCGGCATCGGCTCTTTCAGGACGACGGCGCCGATGAGGAACTGCATCACCGGGGTGATGAACTGGATCATGCCGATCACCGTGAGGTTGATCCGCCGGGTTCCCGCGGCGAACAACAGCAGCGGTACCGCCGTCGCGACTCCCGCGAACGCCAGCAGCAGAGCGTGCACCCCTCCGTTCGCGCCCATCGTGATGCCCGCCGGCGTCATCGACACCACGATCAGCTGCGCGACGGCGATCGGGATCAGCCAGAACGACTCGAGGGTGAGCCCGCTGACGGCATCGACCGCCGGACCGATCTTCTTCTTGATGAGTCCGTAGATACCGAAGGATGCGGTCAGCGAGAGCGCGATCCACGGGAAGGCACGGTAGGCCACGATGATCACGACGACGGCGATCGCGGCGATGGCGATCGCGGCCCACTGCAGCCGGCGGATGCGTTCCTTCAAGACGAAGACCCCGAGCAGCACCGTGGTGATCGGATTGATGAAGTAGCCAAGGCTCGTCTCGATCACGTTGTCGCTGAGGGTTCCGATCAGGAACACCTGCCAGTTGACGTAGATCAGGAGCCCGGCGAGCGCCGTCCAGCCGAGCAGGCGGGGCTGCCGGAGGATCGCTCGGAACGCGGCCCACCCGCGGGTGACGGTGAGCAGCAGGAGGCAGAACACGAACGACAGCAGCACCCGCCAGGCGACGACCTCCCACGGCCCGGTCGGTGCGAGCAGGAGGAAGTAGAGCGGAAGCACGCCCCAAAGCAGGTAGGCGGCTCCGGCGTACGCGACCCCCGCGGTCCGGGTGGCGCGGGTCGTCTCAGGGGTCACCGCACAACACTAGCGCCGGGAATGCAGAAGGGGCCCGGATGCCGAAGCATCCGGGCCCCTTCGAGGACCTCGACCCTGCCCCTCGGAGGGGCCGGATCAGGTTCCGCAGATCAGCGGACGACGACCGCCAGGACGTCGCGAGCGGACAGGACGAGGAACTCGTCTGCACCGAACTTCACCTCGGTGCCGCCGTACTTGCTGTAGAGCACGCGGTCGCCGACGGCGACGTCGATCGGAACACGGTTGCCGTTGTCATCGATACGGCCGGGGCCGACCGCCACGACCTCGCCCTCCTGGGGCTTCTCCTTGGCGGTGTCGGGGATGACCAGGCCACTCGCGGTGGTCTGCTCGGCCTCGACCTGCTTGATGACGATCCGGTCCTCGAGCGGCTTGATGGAAACCGACACGGTCTACCTCTTCTTTCTTGACGCTGACACGAAAGACTTGTTCGCACTCTCAACCCGAGAGTGCTAATGCCAGTGTAGGCGGTGTGCTGGCACTCACGCAATGCGAGTGCCAGCACACCCGCTCGACACGGCTCCGCGCGTGGCGGGGAATTAGGCTGAGGGCGTGGAGATGTCCGAGCTGCGCGCCCTGCTGACCCCCGCCGGTCTCGAACTCCTCGACGCGGTCGGGACGGTCGGATCGAGTGCCGACGTCGCTCGCGCGGTCTCGAGGCTGCGCGCCGCCGGCCACTCCCCCGACCTGGTCTCCGCGGTCGTCGGGCAGGCTCACCTGCGCTCCAAGGCTTCCGCCAAGTTCGGACCGTTCGCCGGACGCATGCTGTTCACCCGGGCGGGCCTGGAGCAGGCCACCAGGCTCGGAGTCGCCGCTCGCCACGCGCAGCGGATCCGCAGCGCGGGATTCACCGCTGTCGCCGACCTCGGCTGCGGGATCGGCGGCGACGCGCTGGCTTTCACCGGCGCCGGACTCGACGTGCTGGCGGTCGACGCCGATGAGGTCACCGCCGCGATCGCCGCCTACAACCTCGCGCCGTTCGGTGACGGCGCAGTGGTGCGCCATGACACCGCCGAAGACGCCTTCGAGACGATGCCCGCTGCGGACGACCGGGCGATCTGGATGGATCCCGCCCGACGCACCTCCGGTCACGGGGAGACGCGGCGCGTGTCGGCCGACGACTACTCCCCCTCCCTCGACTGGGCGTTCGACGTCGCCCGCCGCGTGTCCACGGGCATCAAGCTCGGCCCCGCGCACGACCGGGATGCGCTGCCCGCCGACGCGGAGTCGCAGTGGGTGAGTGCCGACGGCAGTGTCGTCGAGCTCGTGGTGTGGAGCGGCGCCCTCGCCCGTGAGGGGGTTCGCCGCGCGGCCCTGGTGATCCGCGACGACCGGTCTCACGAGCTCACCGCACCCGCAGATGCCGTCGATGAGCCGGTGCGTGAGCTCGGCGCCTTCCTGCACGAACCCGACGGTGCCGTCATCCGTGCGCGTCTGATCGGCGATGTGGCCAGGAGCCTCGACGCCGGGATGCTCGACGAGCACATCGCCTACCTGACCTCCGATTCGGCGCTGACGAGCCCCTTCGTACAGTCCTTCCGCGTGCGCGAGACGATGCCGGCGAACCCCAAGGCGATCAGCACAGCGCTGAAGGCGCACGGCATCGGCCGACTCGAGATCAAGAAGCGTGGGGTCGACGTCGACCCGGCGGCCTTCCGCAAGAAGCTCACGCTGCGGGGAGACCAGGAGGCGACGCTGATCCTCGCCCGCATCGGCGATCGACGCGTGGCGATCCTCGCCGACCGGGTCTCCGCCGCGAGCTGATCCGTTTTCAGCCGCCGGTTCCCGCCCCCGGCGGTGCGATCTCGATCGGGTCTCCGGGTGGCGCCTCGACGAAGAACGACTCGCCCGGCGGGACGGTGGCGACGGGCACGCCCTCGGCGACCACCAGATACGCGTTCTGCTGCCCCGTGAACCTCAGCTCGAGCGCCGTGATCGTCGCCCTGCCGTCGCGCGTGTCGTC
Above is a window of Microbacterium aurugineum DNA encoding:
- the groES gene encoding co-chaperone GroES, giving the protein MSVSIKPLEDRIVIKQVEAEQTTASGLVIPDTAKEKPQEGEVVAVGPGRIDDNGNRVPIDVAVGDRVLYSKYGGTEVKFGADEFLVLSARDVLAVVVR
- the rarD gene encoding EamA family transporter RarD; this encodes MTPETTRATRTAGVAYAGAAYLLWGVLPLYFLLLAPTGPWEVVAWRVLLSFVFCLLLLTVTRGWAAFRAILRQPRLLGWTALAGLLIYVNWQVFLIGTLSDNVIETSLGYFINPITTVLLGVFVLKERIRRLQWAAIAIAAIAVVVIIVAYRAFPWIALSLTASFGIYGLIKKKIGPAVDAVSGLTLESFWLIPIAVAQLIVVSMTPAGITMGANGGVHALLLAFAGVATAVPLLLFAAGTRRINLTVIGMIQFITPVMQFLIGAVVLKEPMPPERWAGFILVWIAIAVFLVDLLLAGRRGRRIAATELV
- a CDS encoding class I SAM-dependent methyltransferase — encoded protein: MSELRALLTPAGLELLDAVGTVGSSADVARAVSRLRAAGHSPDLVSAVVGQAHLRSKASAKFGPFAGRMLFTRAGLEQATRLGVAARHAQRIRSAGFTAVADLGCGIGGDALAFTGAGLDVLAVDADEVTAAIAAYNLAPFGDGAVVRHDTAEDAFETMPAADDRAIWMDPARRTSGHGETRRVSADDYSPSLDWAFDVARRVSTGIKLGPAHDRDALPADAESQWVSADGSVVELVVWSGALAREGVRRAALVIRDDRSHELTAPADAVDEPVRELGAFLHEPDGAVIRARLIGDVARSLDAGMLDEHIAYLTSDSALTSPFVQSFRVRETMPANPKAISTALKAHGIGRLEIKKRGVDVDPAAFRKKLTLRGDQEATLILARIGDRRVAILADRVSAAS